CCTTTTAAGATAGTTGTTGCAGTCTCATGTTCATGCACATGTTCAGGAATGATTGCATGTGGTTTAAATGTCCAAAATGCCATGGTAAAGCCAGTGCCATGGATAAACTTTGCTTGTATTTTACTTTCTTCACCTTCACTACGGTTCAGATCCATATCGTAGGAGGTCATTTCATTCGATAAAAATAGACTCATGATGCACCCTTATTTTTGGATGAAAGATATGATTAGTTGATTTTTGTATGAATAGAGAATCCCATAGGTACGGGACCAAAATCATGCAAGATAGTTAAGTGATTACTTTCGGCAGCTTTAAGCGTTGTAATGCAGGCATCCACCGTGCCTTTTGCACACTGTAATGCAGATTCACTATTTGAATTAAATAAAATAGACTCTATGCTGGGATTTAAATGATGTATTTCAGAAATTAAATCTTTAGGTGCAGGATGCGAACCTACGGATTTAATTTTCTTAAAATCATTGAATCGACTAGCAAATAACATATTATGTGTATCCATTACAAAACAATCTGTTAATTTTAATAAATTTAAATTTTTAAAAACAATATTATGTAAATAAGGATAAACAATACAACCGAGTAAAATACAGTCTGTATCTTTTTTTATTTTTTCTACTGCATCTTCCAAAGTTTCATGAAGTATGACATTTCCATGAAGTTTTTTTTGCTCTAACCAATAATGGGCGGCTTTTTCACAATTTGTATCTTTAGGTCCTAATGTATGGATGTTAAACATAATATTATTACCTCTCGCTAATTTATATTCTTCCTGTTTCGTTGATTAACTCTGGCAATCGCTGTCCAGATTTTATTTTTGCTAACATTGTATTTTCAGTACTACTAATTGAAATTGCCTCATTAATTACTTGGTCTATTAAATTAAATGGGATAACGACAGAGCCATTTTCATCGGAAATAATTAAATCTCCAGTATGTATAATGTTATCTTCGATTCTACAGCTAGTGCCTGTTTCACTGACACAGTAAGCCCCCTGTGTATCTGACGGTATGATGTTACTTGCAATGACTGGGATGTCGAGCTCTCTAAGCTCACTGATATCTCTTACTGCTCCTCCTAGGATGATGGCATTAAATCCCAACTTTTGAAAATAGGTACAGCTCATTCCTCCTGCCAGTGCTGCATGCTTGAGTAAATCTCCTGCGCCAGCCACGTATACGAGCCCATCAGCAGAGTTCAGTTCAGGTACAAGAAACTGGCGTACTTGCTCCCAAGTTGAGGGCTGTTCATCCGTGATACTTTTCCCTTTTTTAACAAGCTTCCATTGAACAGTATAAGCCTGTCCTACAGTGTAATAATGAGTAATATTTAAAGATAATAACTGATGAGATAATACATCACCGGATTTAAGCCCATCTAATATATCAATAATGGTTGATGTGCTTATTTTAAGTGACTTTATTTTATCGATTACGGTTGAGTCTATTTTTTTAATCATGATTATCCATTTACCTTTAGTCTTAATGATTGGCAATTTAATTAATAGTTCTAATCCATAAAACTAGCAAGGTTAAAAATGCAATAATTTTTAATAGAATTGTATTAATGGTTATTTTTTTATGGAAAATAAATTTATATTTATATAAAAACAAAGTGTTAGTTATCTAATAATTTCATTGTTATATTTTATTTTTATTTTGATATAAGTAATTATTGTTCATTATGTTTTTATTATATAAGCTTAGTTTCAATTGCCTATCATTATTGTGTTTATTATAAATGAGGTAAATATTTTCTATAATATTAAATTAACTCATTGTTATTTTTTGGAAATAAAAAAACGACTCAAAGAGTCGTTTTTCAGGGGGAAAATATTAATTTAGTGGGATTTGCCTTGCTCTATACCAAGACCAATTTGAGAGCGAATAAACTGTTCTTTAAATCGAGATCTCTCCATCTTACCTTGCTCTGAATTATCCGTAACAGAGAATAGCCATGAAGCAACAAATGCCACAAGCATAGAGAAAATGGCTGGATATTCGTACGGGTAAATTGGTTTTTCATGATGCAGAATAGTCACCCAGATTGTTGGACCTAAGATCATGAGTACGACTGCGGTTATCAAGCCTAACCAACCACCTGCAAGAGCTCCCCGCGTGGTTAACTTGCTCCAATACATTGATAGCAAGATAATTGGGAAGTTACAGCTTGCTGCAATAGAGAAGGCCAAGCCCACCATGAAGGCAATATTTTGTTTCTCGAACAAAATCCCTAAGCCAATCGCTACAAAGCCGAGGATCACAACAGTAATTTTTGATACACGCAATTCATCACGTTCATCGGCTTTACCATTTTTAATCGCCATCGCATACAGGTCGTGGGAAACCGCAGATGCCCCCGCCAACGTTAAACCAGCAACAACCGCAAGAATGGTGGCGAAAGCAACTGCAGAGATAAACCCAAGGAAGAAGTTTCCACCCACGGCATCAGCAAGGTGTACCGCTGCCATGTTGGTACCACCGATTAAGGCACCAGCTGCATCTTTAAAGTCAGGGTTTGAGCTAACCAGAACGATAGCTCCGAAACCGATGATAAATGTCAGAATGTAGAAGTAACCGATAAATCCAGTTGCGTAGAACACACTTTTACGGGCTTCTTTTGCATCACTAACGGTGAAGAAGCGCATGATGATGTGAGGTAAACCTGCTGTACCGAACATCAAGGCTAGCCCAAGAGACAAGGCGGATATTGGGTCAGAAACCAGTCCTCCGGGGCTCATAATAGCGATACCATTCTTATGTACTTCAACGGCTTCTTTAAATAATGTATTGAAGTTGAAGCCGACATGTTTCATGACCATAACAGCCATGAAGGTTGCGCCTGCGAGTAACAAAATGGCTTTGATGATCTGTACCCATGTCGTTGCGAGCATCCCACCGAATAGAACATACAGCACCATCAATATCCCAACAATCACGACGGCAATGTGGTAGTTAAGCCCAAATAACAGCTCAATCAGCTTTCCTGCCCCAACCATCTGAGCGATTAGGTACAGAGCGACTACAACTAAAGAACCTACTGCTGAAAGAATGCGGATAGGTCTTTGTTGTAATCGATATGACGCCACGTCCGCAAAAGTATAGCGACCTAAATTTCGTAAGCGCTCAGCAATTAAGAACAGAATAATTGGCCAGCCAATTAAGAAACCGATGGAGTAGATAAGCCCATCATAGCCCGAAGTATAAACCAGTGCGGAGATCCCTAAGAATGAGGCGGCGGACATAAAGTCACCCGCAATCGCCATTCCATTTTGGAAACCTGTAATTTTTCCGCCGGCAGTATAATAATCAGAGCGAGAGCGAGTTCTCTTTGAAGCCCAGTAAGTGATATAGAGCGTAAAGCCCACAAACAGCAAGAACATCACGATTGCTTGAATATTGATTGGTTGACGCTCAACATTGCCTGTCAGGGCATCAGCGAACGCCATTGACGAGGTAAAAAACAGAATAAGTGAGAGCAAGACTTTCATTTTTCTACCTCTTTTAAGATTTCAGCGGTTAAGCGGTCAAATTCGCTATTAGCTCGAATGACATATAAACCCGTTAAGATAAATGAGATCACAATTAGCCCAACGCCCACAGGAATACCGCGGGTGATGTAGGAACCTTCAGCGATTGGGGTACCTAGCCAACTTGGATCAAACGCGATAAGAAAGATAAAACCAACATACAGAACTAACGTTATTGCAGATAACAACCATGAAAAGCGACTACGTTTTCTCACTAATTCTTGAAAGAGAGGGTTCGCCTCGACCTTTTCGTAAGCAGTAGCATTCATCAGAGTTCTCCTCTGTTATTGTATTATTGGCATACTCTGATAGCTCAAAGGCAGATTTTAGGGCGACACATGGCTACCCAAGGAATTAACTGGGTATTCGGTCAGACTCTATTTTCTGCTGATTGAGTGATGCTGAGTATTGATTTTAGGTCGCCCGTAGGCGACCTGTAGTGCCATGAGCTATCTACACAACTATTTATATAGCTACGAGATACTCATTGACTGTTTTTCTTCGAGCAGTTTTTCGACAACACCTGGATCTGCCAGTGTGGAAGTATCTCCAAAATTACTGGTATCACCTGATGCAATTTTTCGTAGGATACGGCGCATAATCTTACCGGAACGCGTTTTCGGTAAAGAATCAGTCCAATGTAAAACATCTGGCGTGGCAATCGGGCCAATTTCTTTACGAACCCAATTACGCACCTCTGTGTACAACTCTGGGGATGGCTCCTCGCCAGAAATCAAAGTGACATAGGCGTAGATTGCCTGCCCTTTGATGCTATGAGGAATACCCACGACGGCAGCTTCAGCAACTTTCGGATGTGAAACGAGGGCGGATTCAATTTCTGCAGTCCCTAAGCGGTGACCTGAAATATTCAGAACATCATCAACACGACCGGTTATCCAGTAATAGCCATCTTCATCACGACGCGCACCATCACCACTAAAGTACATGCCTTTAAAGGTAGAGAAATAGGTTTGTTCGAAACGTTCATGGTCACCAAATAGGGTACGAGCTTGACCCGGCCAAGAATCCACAATAACTAAATTACCTTCCGTTGCACCATCGATAGGCTCACCAAGGTTATCAACCAATGCAGGACGAACACCAAAGAAAGGTAATGTTGCTGAGCCAGGTTTTAACATTGTCGCACCCGGCAGCGGCGTGATCATGAAGCCACCAGTTTCTGTTTGCCACCATGTATCAACCACTGGGCAGCGGCTATTCCCCATTTTCTTGTAGAACCATTCCCACGCTTCTGGGTTGATTGGCTCACCGACCGACCCCAAAATACGTAGAGAATCGCGCTGGGTACCTTCAATCGCTTTATCACCTTCAGCCATCAGTGCACGAATAGCGGTTGGTGCGGTATACAGGATATTGACTTGGTGCTTATCAACGACTTGAGCCATACGGTTAACCGCTGGGTAGTTTGGCACACCTTCGAACATTAAGGTTTTTGCGCCATTAGATAACGGTCCATAAAGCAGGTAGCTGTGACCCGTTACCCAACCCACATCCGCCGTACACCAGTAGACTTCATTTTCATGATAATCAAAGGTGTATTTGAATGTCAGCGTTGCATAGACCAGATAACCGCCTGTGGTGTGGAGAACCCCTTTAGGTTTACCCGTGGAGCCGGAAGTGTAGAGAATAAACAGCGGATCTTCTGCATTGATCTCTTCCGGTGGGCAATCAGCGCTTACGCCTTGGATAACGTCGTGCCACCAAAGGTCACGGCCTTCAACCCAGCTTGGTGCATTACCTGTACGGCGATAAACAATCACATTCGTGACGGTAGTGACTTGTGGGTTTTGCAGTGCATCGTCCACGTTCTTTTTCAGTGGGATTGCGCGACCTGCTCGCAAGCCTTCATCGGAGGTGACGATAAGCTTGGCTTTACAGTCAATAACGCGCCCAGAGACAGCCTCAGGGGAGAATCCCGCAAAGATAACGGTATGGATAGCGCCGATACGCGCACATGCTAGCATCGCGACAGCGGCTTCAACCACCATTGGCATATAGATAGCGACGACATCCCCTTTGCGGATGCCTTGCTTCTTCAGAACGTTAGCGAACTGGCATACATCATGGTGCAGCTCACGGTAAGTAATATTTTTTGATTGGGTTGGGTCATCACCTTCCCAGATGATAGCGGTTTGGTCGCCACGAGTGGCTAGGTGACGGTCTAAACAGTTAGCGCTCAGGTTTAAGGTGCCATCTTCGAACCAGCGGATATTGACGTGTCCTGGGTCGAATGAGGTGTTCTTAACGCGAGTGTAAGGTTTAATCCAATCAACGATTTTCCCTTTTTCGCCCCAAAATCCTTCGGGGTCTTGAATCGAGCGTTGGTACTCATCGTTATACTGTTGTTCGTTTATCAGGGCATTTTTAGCAATATTAGCAGGAACGGAATGTTTAGTTATTTGTGTCATATTATTATCTCCTTGCAGATGTTAATAGTATGTCAAAAAACAGTTAACTGAAGTATGGATGGTTATTTTGTTTTTCTTTTGAGCGGAAGATCACGTATTAATAGTAATGGGATTTGCAGTATGATCATTTGATGCTAAATCCATGATTGAAATAAAAATTCAAAAATATAACTAACATTAGAATTAAAGAAAAACAAAGATGAACTATAGTGGTATTAGTTACTGAATAATCTATTGATGATAGTTGTTGGAAGAATCCACATAATTCACATGGATATGATAATGATTTTCATTAACACTAAAATAACTATAATGGGAGCGTGGTTAAAAACACGCAGTTACTGAAATCCTAATTCAGTCTGTGAGGTAGAAAGATAAGTCACTGGAGACAAACAATATGAGTTACACATTACCTGCTTTACCTTATGCTTACGATGCGCTGGAACCTCATTTTGATAAACAAACCATGGAAATCCATCACACCAAGCACCACCAAACCTACGTGAATAACACCAATACCGCTTTAGAAAAACTGCCTGAACTGGCGGGTTTAGATATTGATGTGTTAATCCAAAAACTAGACCAAATCCCTGCGGACCAACGTACTTTTGTACGTAACAACGCAGGTGGCCACTCAAACCATAGCCTGTTCTGGAAAGGGTTAAAATTAAATACTGAATTAAAAGGCGAATTGAAATCAGCGATTGAGCGTGATTTCGGTAGCGTTGATGAGTTTAAAGACCTGTTTGAAAAAGCCGCTGCGACACGCTTCGGTTCTGGTTGGGCATGGTTAGTCTTAAAAGATGATGGCAAGCTGGCCGTGGTTTCTACAGCAAACCAAGATAACCCATTAATGGGTGAAGCTATTTCTGGTACTTCAGGTTATCCGATCATTGGTTTAGATGTTTGGGAACACGCTTATTACCTGAAATTCCAAAACCGTCGCCCTGACTATATCAAAGCATTCTGGTCAGTTGTGAATTGGGATGAAGCAGCAAAACGTTTTGCAGAAAAAACCAAGTAATTTTTTTGCTAACTGATTTTTTGATAAGCGCGGTTCTTAGGAGCCGCGTTTTTTTGTTTTTGCCGCTTGTGTAACGTTGTTATCTCTATGGTCATTCTTTATGATGAAAACTCTTTCTGGTGGGGTTATCGGGAGCAAAACGGTGAAAATACATCCTCAAGTTTTTATTGGTACCATTCAAAGCACAGCCCATTGTGGCGTGAGTGCGATTCATAAGCGAGCCGTGGATGGGGTATTAACCTTAAATAGCTTAGGAATTGAAGGGGATGAACAAGCAGAAACGCGTTTTCATGGTGGGCCTGATAGAGCGCTGTGCCATTACCCGCAAGAGCATTATGAATTTTGGCGACAACGATACCCGCAATTAGAGGATTTATTCCTGCCTTCCGCTTTTGGTGAAAACCTGTCAACCCAAGGAATGACTGAAGAAAACGTCTTTATCGGTGATATTTATGCTTGGGGGGATGCACGCATTCAAGTCACTCAACCACGTTCCCCTTGCTATAAACTCAATGGGTTAACGGGGGTGGAAAATTTTGCTCAAGTGATGCAGGACGAAGGTCGCTGTGGTTGGTTATATCGAGTGATTAAAGGTGGTAGTGTCGGTGCGGATACCCCACTTAAACTATTGAGCCGTAATAGTGATATCTCGATGCAAGAGGCGATTATGATAGCCTTCCATGCGCCGTATGATGAAGAGTTGTACCGTCGATTATTGTCTGCGGCGGGGCTATCGGCGAGTTGGAGCCTGACGATGCAAAATCGGTTAGAGCATCATAAAATTGAAGAGTTTAGCCACCGCTTATTTGGTCGACGCGGCTGATGGTTTATCACAGTCATTAGGGTTGAGGAAAACAACATGCAGTACGATTTAAATGACCTCTATTATTTCGTTAAAGTCGTTGAACATGGTGGCTTTTCTCAAGCGGGTGCGGCGCTTGGGATCCCAAAATCAAAACTTAGTCGTCGTATTGCCGACTTAGAACAGAAACTGAATGTTTCATTGATTTATCGGTCAACCCGGCAATTTCATGTCACTGACATTGGGCAAGTTTTTTATCAGCAATGTAAAAATGTCGTGGAAGAAGCAGATATTGCCCATGAACTGATATGTTCAGTACAAACCCACCCCAAAGGCACCATTAAACTCTCTTGCCCTGTGACCTTACTGCAAGTGTATTTGCAGGATTTACTGATTGATTTTATGGAGAAATACCCTGATATCGACGTGCAAATTCTGGCAGTTAATCGCCCTGTCGATGTGATCAGCGAAGGGCTGGATTTGGCATTACGAGTACGTTCATTACCCCTTGATGATTCAGGGATGATGATGAAAGTGTTGGGGTATTCTCGGCGGATCTTAGTTGCAAATCCAAGCGTACTCAGTGAAAAAGGGGAACCATCAACCCCTGAACAGCTGGTGGATTATCCAGTTCTTGCCAATACGGAGCATTCACAGCGTTACACCCTATCTTTAAAAAACAGTGATGAGCTGAGTGTGACGGTGCATGTCACTCCCAAGCTAGCAACCACCGATATTTTAACGTTATACCGTGCTGCGGTTAGGGGGCTAGGAATTGCGCGTTTACCACAGGGAGTCGTTGAAAAAGAGTTAAAAAGTGGGGAGCTGGTGGAGGTGTTGCCACAATGGCAATTTCCAGAAGATATTATTCATGCAGTATACCCTTCGCGTAAAGGGTTGTTACCCGCAGTTCAGTTATTTCTAACTTATTTGGCAGAGAATATGGCGGCTGAGGAAAAATAGAGTCCCCTGAAAAATTCAGAGGACTTTATAGTTAGCTAGCATTCGGGATCCGGCCAAATTTACCGCTATTAAAATCATTCACGGCTTCGTTGATTTCTTGGCTAGTATTCATCACAAATGGGCCATATCCTACTACAGGCTCATCGATAGGATCCCCGCTGAGCAGTAGCGCTAAGGCTTCATCGGTAGTCGCTTCTAACAGCACATTGCTATCAGTAGCATCAAGGATCATCAACTCACCTTCATTCAATGCGGTATGGCCATCCACAAATAAGCTGCCTTTCAACATCACCAGTCCAACATTGCGACCGGTCTTAGTTGGCAATCCCACGACTTTTCCTTTATTCAGACGTAGATCCCAAACATCAAGGGCGGTAAATGTGCGAGCGGCACCTGTATTGCCTAGATAGTCTCCCGCAATGACCCGCAGTGTTCCCGCCTCATTCGGCAAGCTAATGGTTGGGATAGCATCGCGAGTCAGCAATTGGTAACCCGGTGCGGCTAGTTTATCTTTTGCGGGTAAGTTCACCCACAGTTGAACCATATCTAAGGTTCCGCCATTTTTCATAAAGTTATCAGACTGATATTCTTGATGAAGTATTCCTGATGCCGCTGTCATCCACTGTACATCACCGGGTCCGATAACGCCGCCTTCTCCGGTAGAGTCGTGGTGAGCCACTTCGCCGTCATACACGATAGTGACCGTTTCAAAGCCTTTATGTGGATGCTCACCAACTCCACGATTATCCCCTTCTGAAGCAGGGAAACTGTGTGGACCCGCTCTGTCCAACAGTAAGAATGGGTTCAGGTATTTCCCGTGGTTGCTATAACTAAACATCGAGCGAACAGGGAAACCATCACCAACCCAGTGGCTACGTGGGGATTGATAAATACCAATAATCTTTTTCATGGAGAGACTCCAAACTGGTTTTATTTATGAACTAATCATTTCGATAAACCAATAATAGAAGAGTCAAAGCAGGGTGAGTAGAGGCAAAAATAGGTTTGATTGTTCTGAAAATAGAACAATGAAACCATTGTGGAGTGAGTTAAATGTCGGTTTCTAGTATGCTTCGGATTAGCCAAAATCGGAGCGTTCCTCTTCATTTATTCATCTTAAACATGAACGATCAGGGATACTAAATTGGTATGATGTCTCCGAGTGAACCTGTGATTCCGTTAAAAGGATTGTTATGAAAACTATTAATATCGCCATGGTATTTTCTGTTGCCTTCATGTTGGCTGGTTGCCTTTCTCAACCAGTAACTCAGTATGACAACAATGGCATCCAGTTAGAAGAGTTTAAAGAGCTAGAAAGCTTGAGAATGCCAGAGCTGGACATTCCTGAAGGGGCACCGGATGGGGACTATATCGAACGTTATGGAAATGGTGCCATTCAGTTTAAATCGTGGGTGAAAAACAACTGCTTAGATAAGAGTATTACGGTTTATTATAAAAATGGTCAGCCGAAAATGTTTATCCCTATAAAAAATTGCAAAGTGGATGGCATCATTAAGTCTTACCACCCTAATGGGAATTTAGATACCGAGATGGGATATAGCAATGACCGACTCAACGGCGATTATAAATCCTACTACGACACACCAAAGAATAATCTGCATCTTAAAACGAGTTTTGTGAATGGAGTCGCGGAAGGTGTTCTTGAAGAGCGTGGGCAAGATGGCGAGCTATTAAAGCAGGGGCTGATTAAAGACGGTAAGTTGTACACTGCGAAGTAAGTGGACTACAGATAAAATAAAAGCCAATTAACCGTGAGAAAGTTAATTGGCTTTTTGCTATTGAATAGCGATGTAAGATTACAGCTGTGGACGTTTTACAAAGCCGATTGCATCGTAAACCTTGTCTAAGGTTTCTTGTGCGCGGGCTGCTGCTTTAGTTGCGCCTTCATCCATAATTTGGTTCAGCAGTGCTTCATTGTTGCGGAACTCATGGTAACGAGCTTGTAAGTTAGTCAGCATATCAGAAACTGCTTCAGCCACTGCACCTTTCAGATGGCCGTACATTTGGCCTTCAAACTCGGCTTCTAGCGTTTTCACGCTTTTGCCTGTTACGCCAGCAAGGATATCTAACAGGTTAGAAACACCTGCTTTATTTTCAATATCGTAGCAAATACGTGGTGGCTCTTCAGAGTCGGTCATTGCGCGTTTGATTTTCTTCACAACGGATTTCGGATCTTCCAACAGCGCAATCACGTTATTGCGGTTGTCATCAGATTTAGACATTTTCTTGGTTGGCTCTTGTAATGCCATCACGCGTGCGCCGCCATCAGTTGGGATAAATGGCTCTGGTACGGTGAAAATATCCCCGTAAATGGCATTGAAGCGCTGAGCAATATCGCGGCTCAGTTCAAGGTGCTGTTTCTGGTCAATTCCAACAGGAACTTGGTTAGTTTGATAAACCAGAATATCGGCAGCCATCAGAACTGGGTAGTCAAACAGACCCGCGTTGATGTTTTCTGAGTGGCGAGCAGATTTGTCTTTGAACTGGGTCATGCGGCTTAGTTCGCCGAAATAGGTGTAGCAGTTTAATGCCCAGCTCAGTTGTGCATGTTGTGGCACATGTGACTGAACAAAAATGGTGCTTTTCTTCGGATCAATACCGCAGGCTAAGTAGAGCGCTAATGTATCGAGGGTTCTTTTACGCAGTTCGGTTGGGTCTTGGCGAACAGTGATCGCGTGTTGGTCAACGATACAGTAGATGCAATCATAATCATCTTGCATCTTAACCCACTGACGTAACGCACCCATGTAGTTACCGATGGTTAATTCACCGGAAGGCTGTGCGCCGCTGAATACAATAGGTTTCTGGGGTTGTTTAGATTTCTCAGTGGGTGTGCTCATTTCTTTGTATGTCCTTGTAGTATTTTTATACCCTATTAAGTTTCGAGTCACACCGTTGGTGACCCGAATTATTGGGGATTTTATTTTGATAAATCAATAACGGAGAGTAGCTCAGAAAAGTGGCTTAACACGTAGTCAGGCTCGGTAATTGCGATTGATTCACCATAGTTGTAGCCGTAGGTTAACCCTACACTTGGGCAGCCAGCATTGTGGGCTGCGATAATATCATTACGGGAATCACCGACAAAAAGCAATTCTTCTTTGCGTAAACCGAACTGACCCATTGTTAAATAGAGTGGCGCTGGGTGCGGTTTGGTTTTTACTACATCATCGCCACCAAGTACTAATGAAAAGTAGCTATCGATGCCCAGCTTTTCGAGTAATGGCGCTACAAATGGGGTTGGTTTGTTGGTCACAATCGCCATTGGCAAGTTGTGTTTCGCAATGGTTTCTAGGGTCTCTTTGACCTCAGGGAACAGCTGGCTACCGGTATTAACGGTAGTTGCATAATGTTCATCGAAGCGGATGCGAGCTTGTTTTTTCAGCTCAGGCGAGACCGTCATACCCGCCCATTCTAGCGCACGCTCTACAAGCATATCAGCGCCGTTGCCTACCCAGATGGAGACACGCTCTTTGCCTGCTGGTGGTAGATTTAGCTCTTCGAGGGTTTTGTCGATGGCGTCGGCTAAACCGCCGGCGCTGTCAACAAGGGTTCCATCCAAATCAAACGCAATCGCTTTAATACTTTCTAAAACCGCATATGTCATTGAGATACCTTTTTCAATTCTTGGCGCATTTCATCGATGACTTTTTTGTAATCAGGCCTATCAAAAATCGCGGAGCCAGCAACGAAGGTGTCTGCACCTGCTGCAGCAATTTCTGCAATGTTATTGACCTTCACGCCACCATCGACCTCTAAACGAATATCATAACCACTTTCGTCAATCATTTTACGAACTTGGCGCAATTTGTTCAGGGTTTGTGGGATAAACGATTGACCGCCGAATCCTGGGTTAACCGACATCAGCAGGATCATATCGACTTTATCCATCACATAATCTAAATAGCTAAGCGGGGTCGCTGGGTTAAATACCAGGCCTGCGGTACAACCATTCTCTTTGATGAGTTGTAAGGTTCTATCGATATGTTCGCTGGCTTCTGGGTGGAAGCTTATGTGGGTCGCACCCGCTTTAGCGAAATCCGGGATAATGCGATCGACCGGTTTAACCATTAAGTGAACATCAATCGGGGCGGTGATACCGTAATTGCGCAGGGCTTTACAGATTGGTGCCCCGAACGTGAGGTTCGGTACATAGTGGTTGTCCATCACATCGAAATGGACAATGTCTGCACCCGCAGCAAGAACTTTGGCGGTATCTTCGCCTAAACGTGCAAAGTCAGCAGATAAAATAGATGGGGCAATGAGAAAATCTTTCATAATTGTCTCCGATTATTCGTCGTTATCTGATAGCACCTATAGTTTTTTAGATGCTCCCGCATATAAAGCCAAAAGCTCGTTGACTTTGGCGCGGTTCAAAATATTTCTACTAATGGTGCGACGCACTTTTACGGTATGTAACTGTGCTTGATAATACCACTCTCGGGTCACTGGGGTCTCATGATTTGAGATAAGAACTGGGATCTTGCGCTCAGATGACAACTTATGTGCCAAAAAAGCCAGATTCTGTTGCTCTTGCGCACTAAAGGCATTGGTGTGATAGGCCGTAAAGTTAGCCGTATCAGACAGAGGTGCATAAGGCGGATCGCAGTAGATAACTGAGC
The Providencia alcalifaciens DNA segment above includes these coding regions:
- a CDS encoding phosphoglycolate phosphatase, with protein sequence MTYAVLESIKAIAFDLDGTLVDSAGGLADAIDKTLEELNLPPAGKERVSIWVGNGADMLVERALEWAGMTVSPELKKQARIRFDEHYATTVNTGSQLFPEVKETLETIAKHNLPMAIVTNKPTPFVAPLLEKLGIDSYFSLVLGGDDVVKTKPHPAPLYLTMGQFGLRKEELLFVGDSRNDIIAAHNAGCPSVGLTYGYNYGESIAITEPDYVLSHFSELLSVIDLSK
- a CDS encoding LysR substrate-binding domain-containing protein, which encodes MQYDLNDLYYFVKVVEHGGFSQAGAALGIPKSKLSRRIADLEQKLNVSLIYRSTRQFHVTDIGQVFYQQCKNVVEEADIAHELICSVQTHPKGTIKLSCPVTLLQVYLQDLLIDFMEKYPDIDVQILAVNRPVDVISEGLDLALRVRSLPLDDSGMMMKVLGYSRRILVANPSVLSEKGEPSTPEQLVDYPVLANTEHSQRYTLSLKNSDELSVTVHVTPKLATTDILTLYRAAVRGLGIARLPQGVVEKELKSGELVEVLPQWQFPEDIIHAVYPSRKGLLPAVQLFLTYLAENMAAEEK
- the rpe gene encoding ribulose-phosphate 3-epimerase, whose protein sequence is MKDFLIAPSILSADFARLGEDTAKVLAAGADIVHFDVMDNHYVPNLTFGAPICKALRNYGITAPIDVHLMVKPVDRIIPDFAKAGATHISFHPEASEHIDRTLQLIKENGCTAGLVFNPATPLSYLDYVMDKVDMILLMSVNPGFGGQSFIPQTLNKLRQVRKMIDESGYDIRLEVDGGVKVNNIAEIAAAGADTFVAGSAIFDRPDYKKVIDEMRQELKKVSQ
- the trpS gene encoding tryptophan--tRNA ligase; this encodes MSTPTEKSKQPQKPIVFSGAQPSGELTIGNYMGALRQWVKMQDDYDCIYCIVDQHAITVRQDPTELRKRTLDTLALYLACGIDPKKSTIFVQSHVPQHAQLSWALNCYTYFGELSRMTQFKDKSARHSENINAGLFDYPVLMAADILVYQTNQVPVGIDQKQHLELSRDIAQRFNAIYGDIFTVPEPFIPTDGGARVMALQEPTKKMSKSDDNRNNVIALLEDPKSVVKKIKRAMTDSEEPPRICYDIENKAGVSNLLDILAGVTGKSVKTLEAEFEGQMYGHLKGAVAEAVSDMLTNLQARYHEFRNNEALLNQIMDEGATKAAARAQETLDKVYDAIGFVKRPQL
- a CDS encoding toxin-antitoxin system YwqK family antitoxin, whose translation is MKTINIAMVFSVAFMLAGCLSQPVTQYDNNGIQLEEFKELESLRMPELDIPEGAPDGDYIERYGNGAIQFKSWVKNNCLDKSITVYYKNGQPKMFIPIKNCKVDGIIKSYHPNGNLDTEMGYSNDRLNGDYKSYYDTPKNNLHLKTSFVNGVAEGVLEERGQDGELLKQGLIKDGKLYTAK
- a CDS encoding pirin family protein, encoding MKKIIGIYQSPRSHWVGDGFPVRSMFSYSNHGKYLNPFLLLDRAGPHSFPASEGDNRGVGEHPHKGFETVTIVYDGEVAHHDSTGEGGVIGPGDVQWMTAASGILHQEYQSDNFMKNGGTLDMVQLWVNLPAKDKLAAPGYQLLTRDAIPTISLPNEAGTLRVIAGDYLGNTGAARTFTALDVWDLRLNKGKVVGLPTKTGRNVGLVMLKGSLFVDGHTALNEGELMILDATDSNVLLEATTDEALALLLSGDPIDEPVVGYGPFVMNTSQEINEAVNDFNSGKFGRIPNAS